The sequence below is a genomic window from Bosea sp. F3-2.
TCGTGCCGAAGCTCGCCAAGGTCTACGGCTCGGTGAAGATCGGCGATCCGCGCGAGGCCGGCGTGCTGGTTGGCCCGCTCGTCGACGAGGCCGCCTATCACGGCATGCAGAAGGCGCTCTCCGAGGCCAAGGCCGAGGGCGGCAAGGTCCATGGCGGCGAGAAGGTCGATGTCGGCGCGGGCGGCTTCTACGTCCGTCCGGCGCTGGTCGAGATGCCCCGGCAATGCGGCCCGGTCGAGCGCGAGACCTTCGCCCCGATCCTCTATGTGATGAAGTACAAGTCCATCGACGAGGCGATCGCGATCCAGAACGCGGTCGGCGCCGGTCTCTCCTCCTCGATCTTCACGCTGAACATGCGCGAGGCCGAGCTCTTCGTCTCCGACGAGGGTTCGGATTGCGGCATCGCCAACGTCAATATCGGCCCCTCGGGCGCCGAGATCGGCGGCGCCTTCGGTGGCGAGAAGGAGACGGGCGGCGGCCGCGAGGCCGGCTCGGACGCCTGGAAGGCCTATATGCGCCGCGCCACCAACACGCTGAACTACGGCACGACGCTGCCGCTGGCGCAGGGCGTCAGCTTCGACGTGGATGCGTGATCGATAGACGCTAACAACATCCGCGCCGTCATCCCGGCCGGAGCGAAGCGCAGAGCCGGGATCCATGCCTGAACCGCTCCGGCATGGATCCCGGGTCTCCCTCCGGTCGCCCGGGATGACATCGCAATGAGTTCAAGGGAGACGAAGAACATGGCCGGCAGCCACAAGCTCGCGAAGTTCACCTGGGACGACGCCTATCTGCTTGATGAGCAACTCACCGAGGACGAGCGGCTGATCCGCGACACGGCCCGCGCTTATGCGCAGGAGAAGCTCGCTCCGCGCATCCATGACGCCTATCTCGACGAGAAGACCGACCGCTCGATCTTCAACGAGATGGGTGAGCTCGGCCTGCTCGGCGTCACCATCCCCGAGGAATACGGCTGCGCCGGGGCCAACTACGTCTCCTACGGCCTCGTCGCCCGCGAGGTCGAGCGCATCGACTCCGGCTACCGCTCGATGATGTCAGTGCAATCCTCGCTGGTGATGTATCCGATCTATGCCTATGGCAGCGAGGAACAGCGCAAGAAGTACCTGCCGAAGCTCGCCAGCGGCGAGTGGGTCGGCTGCTTCGGCCTGACCGAGCCGGATGCCGGCTCCGATCCCGGCGGCATGAAGACCCGCGCCGAGAAGGTCGCCGACGGCTACAAGCTGACCGGCTCGAAGATGTGGATCTCGAACTCGCCGATCGCCGACGTCTTCGTCGTCTGGGCGAAGTCGGCCGCGCATGACAACCAGATCCGCGGCTTCGTGCTCGAGAAGGGCATGAAGGGCCTCTCCGCGCCGAAGATCGGCGGCAAGCTCTCCCTGCGCGCCTCGATCACGGGCGAGGTCGTCATGGACGGCGTGATCGTGCCGGAAGAGAACCTGCTGCCGAACGTCTCGGGCCTGTCGGGTCCGTTCGGCTGCCTCAACCGCGCCCGCTACGGCATCTCCTGGGGCGCAATGGGCGCCGCCGAGGACTGCTTCCACCGCGCCCGCCAATACGGGCTCGACCGCAAGCAGTTCAACAAGCCGCTGGCACAGACGCAGCTCTACCAGAAGAAGCTGGCGGACATGCTGACCGAGATCACGCTTGGCCTGCAGGGTAGCTTGCGCGTCGGCCGCCTGCTCGACGAGGGCAAGATGGCCCCGGAGATGATCTCGCTGGTCAAGCGCAACAACTGTGGCAAGGCGCTCGACATCGCCCGTCAGGCCCGCGACATGCATGGCGGCAACGGCATCCAGATCGAGTACCATGTGATGCGCCATGCGGCGAACCTCGAGACGGTAAACACCTATGAGGGCACGCATGACGTCCACGCGCTGATCCTCGGCCGCGCGATCACCGGCCTGCAGGCGTTCTTCTGAAACCCGCCCGTCATCCCGGCCGCAGCGAAGCGGAGCGCCGGGATCCATCGTAAAGCTCGGAGCCTTACGATGGATCCCGGGACAAGCCCGGGATGACGGCGTTCAGGCTGTCTCCATGTCCCTCCCCATGCCTCCCGCCCCTCCCCTCGCCGGCCTGCGCGTCCTCGAACTGGCGCGCATCCTCGCAGGTCCCTGGATCGGCCAGCTCCTGGCCGATCTCGGCGCCGATGTCGTCAAGGTCGAGGCGCCCGAGGGCGACGACACCCGCAAATGGGGCCCGCCCTTCGTCGAGGGCACGGGCGAGGAGCATCTCTCCGCCGCCTATTTCCACGCCGCCAATCGCGGCAAGCGCTCGATCACCGCCGATTTCCGCACGGCCGAGGGGCAGGCGCTGGTCAAGCGACTCGCCGCCCATGCCGATGTGGTGATCGAGAACTTCAAGGTCGGCGGCCTGCAGAAATACGGGCTCGACGCCGCCTCGCTGCGCCAGGAATTCCCGCGCCTCGTCTATTGCTCCGTCACCGGCTTCGGGCAGGACGGGCCCTATGCGCCGCGCGCCGGCTACGACTTCCTCGTCCAAGGCATGGGCGGGGCGATGTCGATCACCGGCGAGCCCGCGGGCGCGCCGATGAAGGCCGGCTATGCGGTCGCGGACATCTATACCGGGCTCTATGCCACGGTCGGCATCCTCTCGGCGCTGCGCCAGCGTGATGCGACCGGCGAAGGTGCTACGCTCGATCTCGCCTTGCTCGATTCCCAGGTCGCGGTGCTCGGCAACCAGGCGATGAACTATCTGGTCTCGGGCAATCCGCCGCCGCGGCTCGGCAACGCGCATCCGAACATCGTGCCCTATGACGTGTTCCCGGTCGCGGATGGCCACATCATCATCGCAACTGGCAATGACGGGCAGTGGCGCAAGCTCTGCGAGGTGCTCGGCGAGCCGGCGCTGGCCGAGCTGCCGGACTATGTCGACAACAAGTCGCGGGTGAAGAACCGCGTCGCGCTGACGGCGCGGCTGCACGAGCTCTGCCGGCGCCAGACCAAGGCCGAGCTGCTGGCCGGGCTGGAGAAGGTCGGCGTGCCAGCCGGGCCGATCAACGACATCGGCGAGGTCTTCGCCGACCCGCAAGTGATCGCGCGCGGCGTCAAGGTCGAGCTGCCGAGCGCAGCCGCCAAGGCGGGCCACATTCCGACGGTCGCCTCGCCGATCGTCATGAACGGCGTACGGCAGGTGGCCGGGCGACCGAGCCCGCGGCTCGGCGAGCATGCAGACGACATTTTGAACGATCCGGCCTGGGGAGGGCCGCAGCATGGCTAATCGTACCGGCGGGCAGATCCTCGTCGACCAGCTTCTGATCCATGGCGCGACCGACGCCTTCTGCGTCCCGGGCGAGAGCTATCTCGCGGTGCTCGACGCACTGCACGACGCCTCGATGAAGGTCACGATCTGCCGGGCCGAGGGCGGCGCCTGCATGATGGCAGAGGCCGCGGGCAAGCTCACCGGCCAGCCCGGCATCTGTTTCGTGACGCGCGGCCCCGGCGCCACCAATGCCTCGCCCGGCATCCATATCGCCGATCAGGACTCGACCCCGCTCATCCTCTTCGTCGGCCAGATCGAGCGCGGCATGCGCGAGCGCGAGGCCTTCCAGGAGCTCGACTACCGCGCCGTCTTCGGCACCATGACGAAATGGGCGACCGAGATCGACGATGCCGCGCGCATCCCGGAGATCATCAGCCGCGCCTTCCATGTCGCGACCTCGGGCCGCCCCGGCCCAGTCGTGATCGCGCTGCCCGAGGACGTGCTGACCGACATGGCTGACGTCGCCGACGCCGAGCCCTATCAGGTCACCGAGCAGCATCCTTCACCGGTGCAGATGGACGATCTCGCCAGGCGCTTCGCCGCGGCCAAGTCGCCGATCGCGATCCTCGGCGGCTCGCGCTGGAGCCCCGAGACGATCGCGCAGTTCCAGGCCTTTGCCGAGCGTTTCGACCTGCCGGTGGCGGTGTCGTTCCGCCGGCAGATGCTGTTCCCGGCCGACCATCCGAACTTCGCCGGCGATCTCGGCATCGGCCCGAACCCGAAGCTTCTCGCCCGCATCAAGGAGAGCGACCTCGTCCTGCTCATCGGCGGGCGCCTCTCGGAGATGCCGAGCCAATCCTACACCCTGTTCGGCATCCCGAATCCGGGCCGGCCGCTCGTCCATGTCCATCCCGATCCGGAAGAGCTCGGCCGGGTCTATCGCCCGACGCACGCGATCAACGCCTCGCCGGCCGGCTTCTGCGCCGCGCTGGCTGCGATCGAGCCGCCCAAGGCTCCGGCCTGGACCGGGGCGAGCGCGACCGCCCATGAATCCTACATCGCTTGGAGCGAGCAGCCGGCGCCCGTGCCCGGCGCGTTCCACCCCGGCGAGATGGTGCGCTGGCTGCGCAGCCAGTTGCCGGACGACGCCATTATGTGCAATGGCGCGGGCAACTACGCGACCTGGGTGCACCGCTTTCACCGCTTCAACAAGTTCGCGACGCAACTCGCCCCGACCTGCGGCTCGATGGGCTACGGCGTGCCGGCGGCGATCGGCGCCAAGCGCATCTTCCCCGAGCGCACTGTCGTCGCCTTCGCCGGCGATGGCTGCTTCCTGATGAATGGGCAGGATTTCGCGACGGCGGTGCAATACGATCTGCCGGTCATCGTCGTCGTGGTCGACAACGGCATGTACGGCACGATCCGGATGCATCAGGAGCGCGAATATCCCGGCCGCGTCTCGGCGACGACGCTGAAGAACCCGGATTTCGCGGCTTACGCCAAGGCCTTCGGCGGCCATGGCGAGCGCGTCGAGACGACGGCGGAGTTCGCGCCGGCCTTCGAGCGTGCGGTGAAGAGCGGCAAGCCCGCGATCATCCACTGCCTGCTCGACCCCGAGGCGATCACGCCAGCCAAGTCGCTCTCGACGATCCGAGCCGAGGCCTTCGCCGTCAAGGGCAAGCACTGATCGCGCCGAAGCAAAAAACTCGCCGTCGCGCCTGAACCGGAGCCGAACCTTTCGCGACCAAACGTCGTTGAGGAGACGACGATGCGGAGGGCTCGGCGATGAGGCACGGATTTGCGATCCGGTTCGGGACAGCGGCTCTGCTCGCCGCCACGGCCGCGCCCGGCGCCAAGGCGGCGGGGCTCTTCGACAGTCTGGCGCGGGCGATCTTCGGCCCGCCCCGCCTGCATGCCTCACCGATCTATGAGTTCGACGACGAGAGGCCGCGGGCCAGGCCACGCCCGCGGGCGCCCGAAGCATCGTCGAAGCCCAAGCCCCCGACCGCCAAACTCGACCCGCAGACCGACCGGAACTGGTATCTGAAGGACCCGACGCTCCGACGGGGCGATATTGTCGTCACCGCAAGCGGCGTGCTGGTTTACCAAGGCCGCGACAGCGATGCGACGCGCCCCGGCGATTTCGTCGCCCTTGGCGGCAGCGACGCCAAGGGCTGGAAGCAGAATCTGCAGACCGCAGCCGCCGGCGGCCGCACCATGTTCCATAGCAACCCAGTCAGGACGGACGCCGTGACAGCGGAAGCCAGCGACAACGGCCAGCCGGCGACGAGCCGCTAGACACGTCTACGGTCAACGCGACCGAACCACATCCGGCTGAGAAGCCCGTCGCGCCAGACCAGCATATGGACGGCAACCGCCGCCACATGCACCACGCCGAGCGCGATCAGGACATTGCCCGCCCAGCCGTGCCATGCCAACATCCGGCGATAGGTTTCCGGGTTTGGACCGATCGGGTGCGGCACGGAAAACAACCCGAAGTAGAGCGTCGGGATCTGGATCGGCGAGGCTGCCGCCAAGAGGAGCCCCGTCACCGGCAGCGCCAGCAGGCAAAGATAGAGACAGGCATGGACAGTGCCCGCCGCGCCGCGCAGCCAGGGATTGCTCTCGAACGGACCCGGCTGCGGGACGACGAGACGCAGGACAAGCCGCAGCACGACGAAGAGCGCGATCGTCAGCCCGACGGATTTATGGCGCTGGTAGAGCTCGAAGCGGGAGATGAGGTCGCGGCTCTCGTCCCGCATCGGGCCCGCGATCCAGAACTGGAACAGCACGAGCAGCAGCGTCAGCCAGTGCAGCACCACGCTGGCCGGATGCCAGCGGGCAGGCTGCTTCGCCCCACCTCTCATCGCTTCAGGCGCCCCTTGATGACGATGTCGATCCGGTCGTCGACAACGTTTACGTCGCGACCGATGCCGTAGGCCGGCCGCAGGAAGCTGCCGCTAGCCTGGAAGGGCAGCGCATCGCCGCGCTTCGCCCGCTCGATGTCACCGTCCACGGTCGCCTTCACATCGAAAGGATGCGTTACGCCCTTGATCGTCAACCTGCCGCGGATGTCGAGGCTGTGCTCGCCAGTGCGCGACACGTTCTCGGAAACGAAGCTCGCCACGGGATAATGGGCTGCATCGAGCATGCTCTCCCCAGAAATGAAGCCGTCGACCAATGGTGAGCCCGCCTTGATCGATGCAGTCTCCAGCGTCACGCGGACGCGGCTTCGCTCAGGATGGTCGAAATCGATGGCGAAGCTGCCGTCATAGCGCTCGAAGCGCCCGTTCGTAACCGCGGCCCCGAAACGGTGCCCGATAAAGCTGACTTCGGTCGAACCCCGATCGAAGCTCCAAGTGGACTGGGCCTGCGCCTGCGATGCGGCCAGCAGGGCTGCGAGTGAGAAGGCAACGATCCTGATCATGGTGGCACCCGGAAGCTGCCTGGGAAGAAGCGACCATCCGTCAACTTGAAGGAAATGCCATGGCCGCGAGAGCCGGAACACGGAAAGGTGATTCAAGATCGACCTATCAAGGTTGATGGCAGCTTCCCACATCCGCAGCGGGTTGACTGGCCGTTAAGCGCGCCGGCGCCGTGTCGTTGAAACTTTGCATGAACTCGTCAGTTGTTATTCCGGCAGGAGGCCGCGAGATGACGGGACGGTTGCGTAAGGTCGTGTGTGTCGCAGCGGTGGCGACCATCGCCGCGACCATGCCGGCGGGCGCTGCCGGCTTCCTCGACGATCTGGCCAATGCCCTGTTCGGGCGGCCGCGACCGCGCCCGATGATCGCGATCGAGCCTTATGATCCACTCAACGTCACCGTGAAACCGCGCCGCAAACGTGCGGCGGCCGAAGTCGCTTCCAAGCCGAAGCCGCCCGTGGTGAAGCTCGATCCGCAGCGGGACCCCGACTGGTACCTGAAGGACCCGACTTTGCGACGCGGCGATGTGGTCGTCACGGCGCGCGGCGTGCTGGTCTATCAGGGCCGCGACAGCGATCACATGATCGAGGGTGACTTTACCGCGCTAGGCGGCAAGCCCGGCGAGAAGAGCTGGAAGGGCCAGCTGCAAGCGGCCGCGGCCGGCGGCCGCAGCTTCTTCCGCGATTTCCGCGACGCACCGCCCAGCCCGGCCGACATCTCCCTGGTCCAGCCGACGGTCCTGCGCGAAACCGCTCAGCCCTAGATCGCCGTGCGTCCTATCGGACGCGAAGTAGCGATCTATCCCTTTGTTTGAGCATCGGATTTCTCCGAAAAGTGGATTCTGCTTTTCGGTCCGATGCTCAAGCCTTCCCGCATCAGCCCCGCGACCGGACCCCGTCGAAGGTCGAGCGAATGGCGCGCGCCAGCGCGATCGCCGCCCAGCCCTGGAAGATCAGTTCGATCGCCAGGAAGGTGCCGAGCACCCAGAGGCTCGAGGCGGGCCACTGCGCCAGGATCATGCCGCCGAGCAGCAGCGACAGCACGCCGGAAAACGCGACCCAGCCCCAATAGGGCAGCTCCCGGTTCTGGAAGGCCATGACGAGGCGCAGCACGCCCGTCGCAACCAAAGCTGCGCCGGCCAACAGGGTCAGCGAAGCCGTCGCCACCAGCGGATTGACGAAGGTCATCACGCCGACCGCGACGTAGAGCACGCCGATCAGGATGTGCCACAGCCTGCTCTTCCAGCCCTGATGGCGGAAGGCGTCGATCAGCACGACGATGCCGCCGACGAAGATCATCGCGCCGAACCAGATCGCGCTCGCGAGGCTGAGCAGCGCCACGGCGCCAAGCCCGAGGACGCCGAGGATGACGAGGACTATACCCTCGGCCAGCAGCCAGCCCCAGTTGCGCCGGAGCGGAATGAGATGCGTACCGAGGGAGGGAGGATTGGAGGCTTCAGACGGTGTGCTCATGGCAGCCGACTCCGTTCCGGGCAGGCCGCGACAGCCGTGGCCGCCTCATCGACGGATCGCATGAGAAACCCACGCAGCGGTTGCGTCAATGATCTGACGCAAGCCGGGCGTCAGTAGGTGGCGCGCCCGCCCGAAAGATCGAACACCGCGCCGGTCGAGAAGCTGCAGCGCTCGCTCGCGAGCCAGACGACCAACTCGGCCAACTCCGCAACCGTGCCGAGGCGCTCCAACGGACTCTTGGCGATCATGGTCGCGACCGTCTCCTTGCTCATCTGCTGCAGCAGATCCGTCTCGACCGCTGCCGGCGCGACGGCGTTGACCAGAACGCCGGTTCCCGCGAGCTCCTTGCCATGCGCCTTGGTGAAGGCGATGACGCCGGCCTTGGCGGCGCTATAGGCGGAGAGCATCGGCGTGCCCTCCTTGCCGGCGAGCGAGGCGATGTTGACGATGCGGCCGTAGGCCCGCTGCACCATCGCGGCCGCCACCGCACGCGAGCACAGGAACGTCCCGGTCAGGTTGATCGCCTGGATCTTCTGCCATTGCGCGAGTGGTGTCTCGGCAACCGCCGTCGAGGGACCGGTCAGGCCGGCATTGTTGACGAGGACCGCGATCGGGCCGTGCTCGCGCTCGGTCGCGCCCAGAGCCTGCGCGA
It includes:
- a CDS encoding CoA transferase; its protein translation is MSLPMPPAPPLAGLRVLELARILAGPWIGQLLADLGADVVKVEAPEGDDTRKWGPPFVEGTGEEHLSAAYFHAANRGKRSITADFRTAEGQALVKRLAAHADVVIENFKVGGLQKYGLDAASLRQEFPRLVYCSVTGFGQDGPYAPRAGYDFLVQGMGGAMSITGEPAGAPMKAGYAVADIYTGLYATVGILSALRQRDATGEGATLDLALLDSQVAVLGNQAMNYLVSGNPPPRLGNAHPNIVPYDVFPVADGHIIIATGNDGQWRKLCEVLGEPALAELPDYVDNKSRVKNRVALTARLHELCRRQTKAELLAGLEKVGVPAGPINDIGEVFADPQVIARGVKVELPSAAAKAGHIPTVASPIVMNGVRQVAGRPSPRLGEHADDILNDPAWGGPQHG
- a CDS encoding YceI family protein, which codes for MIRIVAFSLAALLAASQAQAQSTWSFDRGSTEVSFIGHRFGAAVTNGRFERYDGSFAIDFDHPERSRVRVTLETASIKAGSPLVDGFISGESMLDAAHYPVASFVSENVSRTGEHSLDIRGRLTIKGVTHPFDVKATVDGDIERAKRGDALPFQASGSFLRPAYGIGRDVNVVDDRIDIVIKGRLKR
- a CDS encoding SDR family NAD(P)-dependent oxidoreductase; amino-acid sequence: MAERRIAVVTGGAKGIGAAVADRLEQDGLTPVIWDITAPATAGRRHITCDVSDEAAVAQALGATEREHGPIAVLVNNAGLTGPSTAVAETPLAQWQKIQAINLTGTFLCSRAVAAAMVQRAYGRIVNIASLAGKEGTPMLSAYSAAKAGVIAFTKAHGKELAGTGVLVNAVAPAAVETDLLQQMSKETVATMIAKSPLERLGTVAELAELVVWLASERCSFSTGAVFDLSGGRATY
- a CDS encoding HdeD family acid-resistance protein, which produces MSTPSEASNPPSLGTHLIPLRRNWGWLLAEGIVLVILGVLGLGAVALLSLASAIWFGAMIFVGGIVVLIDAFRHQGWKSRLWHILIGVLYVAVGVMTFVNPLVATASLTLLAGAALVATGVLRLVMAFQNRELPYWGWVAFSGVLSLLLGGMILAQWPASSLWVLGTFLAIELIFQGWAAIALARAIRSTFDGVRSRG
- a CDS encoding cytochrome b/b6 domain-containing protein, translating into MRGGAKQPARWHPASVVLHWLTLLLVLFQFWIAGPMRDESRDLISRFELYQRHKSVGLTIALFVVLRLVLRLVVPQPGPFESNPWLRGAAGTVHACLYLCLLALPVTGLLLAAASPIQIPTLYFGLFSVPHPIGPNPETYRRMLAWHGWAGNVLIALGVVHVAAVAVHMLVWRDGLLSRMWFGRVDRRRV
- a CDS encoding thiamine pyrophosphate-binding protein, giving the protein MANRTGGQILVDQLLIHGATDAFCVPGESYLAVLDALHDASMKVTICRAEGGACMMAEAAGKLTGQPGICFVTRGPGATNASPGIHIADQDSTPLILFVGQIERGMREREAFQELDYRAVFGTMTKWATEIDDAARIPEIISRAFHVATSGRPGPVVIALPEDVLTDMADVADAEPYQVTEQHPSPVQMDDLARRFAAAKSPIAILGGSRWSPETIAQFQAFAERFDLPVAVSFRRQMLFPADHPNFAGDLGIGPNPKLLARIKESDLVLLIGGRLSEMPSQSYTLFGIPNPGRPLVHVHPDPEELGRVYRPTHAINASPAGFCAALAAIEPPKAPAWTGASATAHESYIAWSEQPAPVPGAFHPGEMVRWLRSQLPDDAIMCNGAGNYATWVHRFHRFNKFATQLAPTCGSMGYGVPAAIGAKRIFPERTVVAFAGDGCFLMNGQDFATAVQYDLPVIVVVVDNGMYGTIRMHQEREYPGRVSATTLKNPDFAAYAKAFGGHGERVETTAEFAPAFERAVKSGKPAIIHCLLDPEAITPAKSLSTIRAEAFAVKGKH